In Rhodanobacteraceae bacterium, the following proteins share a genomic window:
- a CDS encoding AMP-binding protein, protein MTTSFGRNIPSPLAKPDFDNVASAAIDAGQTLPQLLLDACRRWGDKAAFSNLGRTLSYRQIDQLSARLASFLRGGLGLWPGDRVAIMLPNLLQYPVALLAVLRADLIAVPVNPLYTARELRHQLKDSGAAALIVVENFAATAADAIDGTEVRQVLTTRVGDLLGFPKGALVDFVLKYRQRAIPPFSLPQAVRWPDAMARGARMSAVDSQAAPGDVCQLQYTGGTTGVSKGAALAHSALMANVAACEQWMGRALDPQREVGLICLPIYHIAAYTNMLYAWTHGLHAVLITNPRDIPALVAEFQRHRPSIFAGVNTLYDALLNSEAFRALDFSGLKLSIQGGTALRRATAERWKAVTGCEVVEMYGLSETCAGITTNHWDRANPPGSIGLPLPDVDISLRDEQGREVARGEPGELCVRGLQVMQGYWQRADETAVAFFDGGWFRTGDIAREGEGGYYYLLDRRKDMILVSGFNVFPNEIEDVVAMHPGVLEAAAVGIPDDKTGEAIKLVVVKKDPALTADDLRAHCRTQLTGYKQPKLIEFRDSLPKTPVGKILRRELR, encoded by the coding sequence ATGACCACCTCCTTCGGCCGCAACATCCCGTCGCCGCTGGCCAAGCCGGATTTCGACAACGTGGCCAGCGCCGCGATCGATGCCGGCCAGACCTTGCCGCAACTACTGCTCGATGCCTGCCGCCGTTGGGGCGACAAGGCCGCGTTCAGCAACCTCGGGCGCACCCTCAGCTATCGCCAGATAGACCAGCTGAGCGCACGCCTGGCGTCCTTCTTGCGCGGCGGCCTCGGCCTGTGGCCGGGCGACCGGGTCGCGATCATGTTGCCGAATTTGCTGCAGTACCCGGTCGCGCTGCTCGCGGTGCTGCGCGCGGATCTGATCGCGGTGCCGGTCAACCCGCTGTACACCGCGCGCGAGCTGCGCCACCAGCTCAAGGACTCGGGCGCGGCGGCGCTGATCGTGGTCGAGAACTTCGCTGCCACCGCGGCCGATGCAATCGACGGCACCGAGGTGCGCCAGGTGCTGACCACCCGCGTCGGCGATTTGCTCGGCTTTCCCAAGGGCGCGCTGGTCGATTTCGTCCTGAAGTACCGTCAGCGCGCGATCCCGCCATTCTCGCTGCCGCAGGCGGTGCGCTGGCCGGATGCGATGGCGCGCGGCGCGCGCATGTCCGCGGTGGACTCGCAGGCTGCCCCGGGAGACGTCTGCCAGTTGCAGTACACCGGCGGCACCACCGGCGTCTCCAAGGGCGCGGCGCTGGCGCACAGCGCGCTGATGGCCAATGTGGCGGCCTGCGAGCAATGGATGGGCCGCGCGCTGGATCCGCAGCGCGAGGTGGGCCTGATCTGCCTGCCGATTTACCACATCGCCGCCTACACCAACATGCTGTATGCCTGGACCCACGGCTTGCACGCGGTGCTGATCACCAATCCGCGCGACATCCCGGCGCTGGTGGCGGAATTCCAGCGTCACCGGCCGTCGATCTTCGCCGGGGTCAACACGCTGTACGACGCGCTGCTGAATTCGGAGGCCTTCCGCGCACTGGACTTCTCCGGACTGAAACTGTCGATCCAGGGCGGCACCGCGCTGCGCCGTGCCACCGCCGAGCGCTGGAAGGCGGTGACCGGCTGCGAGGTGGTCGAAATGTATGGTCTTTCCGAGACCTGCGCCGGCATCACCACCAACCACTGGGACCGAGCGAACCCGCCGGGGTCGATCGGCCTGCCGCTGCCGGATGTGGACATCAGCCTGCGCGACGAGCAGGGGCGGGAAGTTGCGCGCGGTGAGCCGGGCGAACTCTGCGTGCGCGGGCTGCAGGTGATGCAGGGCTACTGGCAGCGCGCGGACGAGACCGCCGTAGCCTTCTTCGACGGCGGCTGGTTCCGCACCGGCGACATCGCGCGCGAGGGCGAAGGCGGCTACTACTACCTGCTGGACCGGCGCAAGGACATGATCCTGGTCTCCGGCTTCAACGTCTTCCCCAACGAGATCGAGGACGTGGTGGCGATGCATCCCGGCGTGCTCGAAGCCGCTGCGGTCGGCATCCCGGACGACAAGACCGGCGAGGCGATCAAGCTGGTCGTGGTGAAGAAGGACCCGGCGCTGACCGCCGACGACCTGCGCGCGCACTGCCGCACGCAGCTGACCGGCTACAAGCAACCCAAGCTGATCGAGTTCCGCGACAGTTTGCCCAAGACGCCGGTGGGCAAGATCCTGCGTCGCGAGCTGCGCTGA
- a CDS encoding FAD-dependent monooxygenase, with translation MTRLDIAIVGYGTAGQALAIALARDGHRVRVYEQAVRPGPVGAGFLLQPTGMAALWSLGLLDAARACGTPVHRLYGENARGRVVMDMRYSDLDRRLYGLGMQRGALFEVLHAALPAEVELHAGRRIVAVDSGQGRLTDAEGRSEGPFDLVIAADGSGSRLRGQVPSVRLDRPYPWGAVWCLLPLRDWPHPHELRQRYRAARQMLGLLPVGARPGDPTPRMSFFWSVPADAFDAWAALPLEHWHAQLTGLWPQIAPHLADLQDRQVLARASYRDVIMGARWHQGRMLLLGDAAHAMSPQLGQGVNMALLDALALRDALRSPQPLDAALAGFAASRRAHIRAYQFWSRWLTPLFQSDLTWAATLRDWLFHPLGRLPGSRLQALRILTGTRRGWFGRWPLPAGFIESLWPR, from the coding sequence ATGACCCGACTCGACATCGCCATCGTCGGCTATGGCACCGCCGGCCAGGCGCTGGCCATCGCGCTCGCGCGCGACGGCCATCGCGTGCGTGTCTACGAGCAGGCGGTGCGGCCCGGGCCGGTCGGCGCCGGCTTTTTGCTGCAGCCCACCGGAATGGCGGCATTGTGGTCGCTCGGCCTGCTGGATGCGGCGCGCGCCTGCGGCACGCCGGTGCACCGGCTGTACGGCGAGAACGCGCGCGGCCGGGTCGTGATGGACATGCGCTACAGCGACCTCGACCGCCGCCTGTACGGCCTCGGCATGCAACGCGGGGCACTGTTCGAAGTGCTGCATGCGGCCCTGCCGGCCGAGGTGGAACTGCATGCCGGCCGTCGAATCGTCGCGGTCGATTCCGGGCAGGGGCGCCTGACCGATGCCGAGGGCCGCAGCGAAGGTCCCTTCGATCTGGTCATCGCCGCCGACGGTTCTGGATCGCGCTTGCGCGGACAAGTGCCGAGTGTGCGCCTCGACCGGCCCTATCCCTGGGGCGCGGTCTGGTGCCTGTTGCCCCTGCGCGACTGGCCGCACCCGCACGAGCTGCGCCAGCGCTACCGCGCCGCGCGACAGATGCTGGGACTGCTGCCCGTGGGCGCGCGGCCGGGCGATCCGACGCCGCGCATGAGTTTCTTCTGGAGCGTGCCGGCCGACGCCTTCGACGCCTGGGCCGCGCTGCCGCTGGAACACTGGCACGCGCAGTTGACCGGACTCTGGCCGCAGATCGCGCCCCACCTGGCTGATCTGCAGGACCGCCAGGTGCTGGCGCGCGCCAGTTATCGCGATGTGATCATGGGCGCGCGCTGGCACCAGGGCCGGATGCTCTTGCTCGGCGATGCCGCGCACGCCATGAGCCCGCAGCTGGGGCAGGGCGTGAACATGGCGTTGCTCGACGCGCTGGCGCTGCGCGATGCCCTGCGCTCGCCGCAGCCGCTGGACGCCGCGCTCGCCGGATTCGCCGCCAGCCGGCGCGCGCATATCCGCGCCTACCAGTTCTGGAGCCGCTGGCTGACCCCGCTGTTCCAGTCGGACTTGACCTGGGCCGCCACCCTGCGCGACTGGCTGTTCCACCCGCTCGGACGCCTGCCCGGCAGCCGCCTGCAGGCGCTGCGCATCCTCACCGGTACGCGTCGCGGCTGGTTCGGGCGCTGGCCATTGCCGGCGGGCTTCATCGAGTCGCTCTGGCCGCGCTGA
- a CDS encoding diguanylate cyclase: MPASRSDSRKLASAAWVLAAALALANPLSAQGIAEAEFAALQQRASEAIERLDFAGAQVARERMRALAQAQARPAWEARVLFLEGMQARRQGRSEDALRRFDESLLLARRHGDLAGEVDALNAYSTMQRRAGNLYQALDGHTRALELARSLARPALVADSLAKIGRIYAELDDLEPALEFYRQAIAAADPLATRQLTELESDVAHVHLRAGRIDEARAAVARTRALAEADGAPDLLAVALGREARLMQLEGKPEAALALIDRAIELARPYDGARSVLVRQTLRLRVLADLGRWEEAAQAIGGLIDEARRTGDRLTERNLLDLQGEVSMGIGDAAGAYAAAREYHRIQQGMATTMTSRRIADLEASMQRRQMEADVKLLQRQGELQALTVERQRLIGLVMASALVCVLLAVVALVWRYRAVQRLHRALQQSAQALQQAARTDPLTGLGNRQAIPDPRALASVAAQRGESLGVILIDLDHFKRINDEHGHLVGDQVLQAVASALRLALPAEMQLVRWGGEEFLACGSFRDREHALAVAESLRRAARAHPLRDGGHAPSISLGVSLAESPVEAWDSLIRDADRALYLAKESGRNRVCMAAAA; this comes from the coding sequence ATGCCGGCGTCCCGCAGCGATTCCCGCAAGTTGGCGAGCGCGGCCTGGGTGCTGGCGGCGGCGCTGGCGCTGGCGAATCCGCTGTCGGCGCAGGGCATTGCCGAGGCGGAATTCGCAGCGCTGCAGCAGCGCGCCAGTGAAGCGATCGAGCGGCTCGACTTCGCCGGCGCGCAGGTGGCGCGCGAGCGCATGCGCGCCCTGGCGCAGGCGCAGGCGCGCCCCGCATGGGAAGCGCGCGTCCTGTTCCTGGAGGGAATGCAGGCGCGCCGCCAGGGTCGCAGCGAGGACGCCTTGCGACGCTTCGACGAGTCGCTGCTGCTGGCGCGCCGGCACGGCGATCTCGCTGGCGAGGTTGATGCGCTGAACGCTTATTCGACGATGCAGCGTCGCGCCGGCAACCTGTACCAGGCGCTCGACGGGCATACCCGGGCGCTGGAACTCGCGCGCAGCCTGGCGCGCCCGGCGCTGGTCGCCGACTCGCTCGCCAAGATCGGGCGCATCTACGCGGAACTGGACGATCTGGAGCCGGCGCTGGAGTTCTACCGCCAGGCGATCGCCGCCGCCGATCCTCTCGCCACACGTCAGCTGACGGAGCTGGAGAGCGATGTGGCCCATGTGCATCTGCGCGCGGGCCGCATCGACGAAGCGCGCGCCGCAGTGGCGCGCACCCGCGCGCTGGCGGAAGCCGACGGAGCGCCCGACCTGCTGGCCGTGGCGCTGGGGCGCGAGGCGCGCCTGATGCAGCTGGAAGGCAAGCCGGAAGCGGCGCTGGCGCTGATCGACCGCGCCATCGAACTGGCCCGGCCTTACGATGGGGCGCGCTCGGTGCTGGTGCGGCAGACCCTGCGCCTGCGCGTGCTGGCCGACCTCGGCCGCTGGGAAGAGGCGGCGCAGGCCATCGGTGGCCTGATCGATGAGGCGCGCCGAACCGGCGACCGGCTGACCGAGCGCAACTTGCTCGACCTGCAGGGCGAGGTATCGATGGGCATCGGCGATGCCGCTGGCGCCTATGCTGCGGCGCGCGAGTACCACCGGATCCAGCAGGGCATGGCCACCACCATGACCAGCCGGCGCATCGCGGACCTGGAGGCGAGCATGCAACGGCGCCAGATGGAGGCGGATGTGAAGCTGCTGCAGCGCCAGGGCGAGCTCCAGGCGCTGACGGTGGAGCGCCAGCGGCTGATCGGGCTGGTGATGGCCTCAGCACTGGTCTGCGTGCTGCTGGCGGTGGTCGCGCTGGTGTGGCGTTATCGCGCGGTGCAGCGCCTGCACCGCGCCCTGCAGCAGAGCGCGCAGGCGCTGCAGCAGGCCGCGCGCACCGATCCGCTCACCGGCCTGGGCAACCGCCAGGCGATTCCCGATCCGCGCGCCCTCGCCAGCGTCGCGGCGCAGCGTGGTGAGTCCCTCGGCGTGATCCTGATCGATCTCGATCACTTCAAGCGGATCAACGATGAGCACGGGCACCTGGTCGGCGATCAGGTGCTGCAGGCGGTCGCCAGCGCCTTGCGTCTCGCCCTGCCGGCAGAGATGCAACTGGTGCGCTGGGGTGGCGAGGAGTTCCTCGCCTGCGGCAGCTTCCGCGATCGCGAACATGCGCTCGCGGTGGCCGAGAGCCTGCGCCGCGCGGCGCGCGCGCATCCGCTGCGCGATGGCGGCCATGCACCCAGCATCAGCCTCGGGGTCAGCCTGGCAGAGTCGCCCGTCGAGGCCTGGGACAGCCTGATCCGCGACGCCGACCGGGCGCTGTACCTGGCCAAGGAATCCGGGCGCAATCGCGTCTGCATGGCGGCCGCCGCATGA
- a CDS encoding PIN domain-containing protein — protein sequence MATVMLDTHIAVALYQGKTGGLGRQALAAIDRDPLCYSPAVLLELELLHEIGRLKHGAAVISRYLADELAITCAGERFVEIAHQALPLAYTRDPFDRLIVAHAELLRAPLITLDANLRQHYPRTL from the coding sequence ATGGCGACGGTGATGCTGGACACGCACATCGCCGTCGCCCTCTACCAGGGCAAGACCGGCGGGCTCGGGCGCCAGGCGCTGGCGGCGATCGATCGCGATCCGCTCTGCTATTCGCCCGCGGTGTTGCTGGAACTGGAACTGCTGCACGAGATCGGCCGCCTCAAGCACGGCGCTGCGGTCATCTCGCGTTACCTCGCCGATGAACTTGCGATCACCTGCGCCGGCGAACGCTTCGTCGAGATCGCCCACCAGGCGCTACCGCTGGCCTACACCCGCGACCCTTTCGACCGCCTGATCGTGGCCCACGCCGAATTGCTGCGGGCACCGCTGATCACGCTCGATGCAAACCTGCGGCAGCATTACCCGCGAACGTTGTGA
- a CDS encoding ABC transporter permease yields MTRWFHHLHAASRSLRRAPGFAITAVATIALGICSVTLVYALVSAILLQPLPLPDPGRVVAVHRAGTQEAGLSLPDTIALRERLTQFRAISAVAPDTSMDWTDGSRPERLKAALVESAYFDVVALPPRLGRLLRPSDDVPGAAPVVVLDERYWLSAYAGAPDVLGRRLQLSGISAEIIGVADARSDLAEAGVQLWGSIPPWAPWAPTSPGSNNFEVVARVDAGVDLGAAGAELHQVSTALAAERDNPGKVLSLMPWSQVLTGSVSQGLWLLLAAVLLLLVLATANVAALMLVRGRQRAAELSLRSALGASRGQVIGLQLVEGLALGAIGGGIGIGAALLAFAALREYARGTLPRLAGAEVAADVLLVAICATLASAVLASLLAAWRTRPASAGMRLTDAGRSRTASRTLAGLVTLEVALAGSLLGTAALLTFSFLRLAELPLGFESGGVITGEVVLPQSRYQDLAPQTQAFERMVAELSQAPGVEQAALVVGPPLLAGQGIGHMLLVDGLTLVDASARYRPFVGDYFGALGLPLLAGRGVAAGDGHGERVAWVNQAFVRRYLAGRDPVGARVAWQPGEASSEQSPQWMRVAGVVGDVRGAQWRGEDAPAVYAPYRQREADWIRFGTLVVRVAGDPAGYRDALADAVAAADPALPIGEVASMPERTQRALGRDRLLMQLAGVFAVLALTLGIQGVFGVVAFSVQQCRADIGVRLALGATRGRAIGGLLRATLPQLLLGASVGLVLTVAAGRWLQGVLFGVSANEPGVLLSVALVLVASGLLAAWIPARRVLQLDLTETLRS; encoded by the coding sequence ATGACACGCTGGTTCCACCATCTTCACGCCGCCTCGCGCAGCCTGCGCCGCGCACCGGGCTTCGCCATCACCGCGGTGGCCACCATCGCCCTCGGCATCTGCAGCGTGACCCTGGTGTACGCGCTGGTGTCGGCGATCCTGCTGCAGCCGCTGCCGTTGCCGGATCCCGGACGCGTGGTGGCGGTCCATCGTGCTGGCACCCAGGAAGCGGGCCTGAGCCTGCCCGACACCATCGCCCTGCGCGAACGCCTGACCCAGTTCCGCGCGATCTCGGCAGTCGCTCCGGACACCTCGATGGACTGGACCGACGGCAGCCGGCCCGAGCGCCTGAAGGCGGCGCTGGTCGAGTCGGCGTATTTCGACGTGGTCGCATTGCCGCCGCGGCTCGGCCGGCTGCTGCGCCCGAGCGACGACGTGCCAGGCGCGGCGCCAGTGGTGGTGCTGGACGAGCGCTACTGGCTGAGCGCCTACGCGGGAGCTCCCGACGTGCTCGGTCGCCGGTTGCAGTTGTCCGGCATCAGCGCCGAGATCATCGGTGTCGCCGATGCGCGCAGCGACCTCGCCGAGGCCGGCGTGCAGCTGTGGGGGAGCATCCCGCCCTGGGCACCATGGGCGCCGACCTCGCCGGGATCGAACAACTTCGAGGTGGTGGCGCGGGTGGACGCGGGCGTCGACCTCGGCGCGGCCGGTGCCGAACTGCACCAGGTGAGCACCGCGCTCGCCGCTGAACGCGACAACCCAGGCAAGGTGCTGAGCCTGATGCCGTGGAGCCAGGTGCTCACCGGGTCGGTGTCGCAGGGCCTGTGGCTGCTGCTCGCCGCAGTCCTGTTGCTGCTGGTACTGGCAACCGCCAATGTGGCTGCTCTGATGCTGGTGCGCGGGCGCCAGCGTGCAGCAGAACTGTCGCTGCGCAGCGCCCTCGGGGCCAGCCGCGGACAGGTGATCGGCCTGCAGCTGGTGGAAGGACTGGCGCTCGGGGCTATCGGTGGCGGCATCGGCATCGGCGCTGCGCTCCTGGCCTTCGCCGCGCTGCGCGAGTACGCGCGCGGCACCCTGCCGCGACTGGCCGGTGCCGAGGTCGCCGCCGACGTGCTGCTGGTCGCGATCTGCGCCACGCTGGCCAGCGCCGTGCTCGCGAGCCTGCTGGCGGCCTGGCGCACGCGCCCGGCCAGCGCGGGCATGCGCCTGACCGATGCCGGTCGTTCGCGCACGGCCTCGCGCACGCTGGCCGGCCTGGTGACCCTGGAGGTGGCGCTCGCAGGCTCGCTGCTCGGCACCGCCGCGCTGCTGACCTTCAGCTTCCTGCGCCTGGCCGAGCTGCCGCTGGGCTTCGAATCGGGCGGCGTGATCACCGGCGAGGTGGTCCTGCCGCAGTCGCGCTACCAGGATCTGGCCCCGCAAACCCAGGCCTTCGAGCGCATGGTCGCCGAGCTCTCGCAGGCACCGGGGGTGGAGCAGGCCGCCCTGGTGGTCGGTCCGCCGCTGCTGGCCGGCCAGGGCATCGGCCACATGCTGCTGGTTGACGGGCTGACACTGGTGGATGCGAGCGCCCGCTATCGTCCCTTCGTGGGCGACTATTTCGGTGCGCTCGGCCTGCCATTGCTGGCCGGGCGCGGCGTCGCGGCCGGCGATGGCCACGGCGAGCGGGTTGCGTGGGTCAACCAGGCCTTCGTCCGCCGCTACCTCGCCGGGCGCGACCCGGTCGGGGCGCGAGTGGCCTGGCAACCCGGCGAGGCCAGCAGCGAGCAGTCGCCGCAATGGATGCGGGTGGCCGGCGTGGTGGGCGATGTGCGCGGCGCGCAGTGGCGCGGCGAGGATGCGCCGGCGGTGTATGCGCCCTACCGCCAGCGCGAAGCCGACTGGATCCGCTTCGGCACCCTGGTGGTGCGCGTCGCCGGGGATCCAGCGGGTTACCGCGACGCCCTCGCCGACGCCGTTGCCGCGGCGGATCCGGCACTGCCGATTGGCGAGGTCGCGAGCATGCCCGAGCGCACCCAGCGCGCGCTCGGCCGCGACCGCCTGCTGATGCAACTGGCGGGCGTGTTCGCGGTCCTGGCGTTGACCCTCGGCATCCAGGGCGTGTTTGGCGTGGTGGCGTTCTCGGTGCAGCAGTGCCGCGCGGACATCGGCGTGCGGCTGGCGCTCGGCGCTACCCGTGGACGCGCGATCGGCGGCCTGTTGCGCGCCACCCTGCCGCAACTGCTGCTTGGCGCCAGCGTGGGTCTGGTGCTGACGGTGGCCGCCGGCCGCTGGCTGCAGGGCGTGCTCTTCGGGGTCTCCGCGAACGAGCCTGGGGTGCTCCTGTCGGTGGCCCTGGTGTTGGTCGCCAGCGGCCTGCTCGCGGCGTGGATTCCGGCGCGGCGCGTGCTGCAACTGGACCTGACGGAAACCCTGCGCAGCTGA
- a CDS encoding HAD family hydrolase, which yields MLDMIGFDADDTLWHSEPYFQDAHARFERILGGYIDLSDARVHERLLATERRNIRLFGYGAKGMTLSLIETAIELTDAAISGRDVQALIELGKGILTHPVELLPGAREAVAAVAECHRVVLITKGDLFHQEAKVRDSGLADLFHRIEIVSEKDPATYARLFEEFGLDASRFAMVGNSLRSDIEPVLALGGAGVHVPYAITWAHEAEHAVDAAHPRLRVAASLAEVPAAIATLAAG from the coding sequence ATGCTCGACATGATCGGATTCGACGCCGACGACACACTGTGGCACAGCGAACCCTACTTCCAGGACGCGCATGCACGCTTCGAGCGCATCCTCGGCGGCTACATCGACCTCTCCGACGCGCGCGTGCATGAGCGCCTGCTGGCCACCGAACGGCGCAACATCAGGCTGTTCGGCTATGGCGCCAAGGGCATGACCCTGTCGCTGATCGAGACCGCGATCGAACTCACCGACGCCGCGATCAGCGGGCGCGACGTGCAGGCGCTGATCGAACTCGGCAAGGGCATCCTGACCCACCCGGTGGAACTGTTGCCGGGCGCGCGCGAGGCGGTCGCCGCGGTGGCCGAGTGCCATCGCGTGGTGCTGATCACCAAGGGCGATCTGTTCCACCAGGAAGCCAAGGTGCGCGATTCCGGCCTCGCCGATCTGTTCCACCGCATCGAGATCGTCTCGGAGAAGGATCCGGCGACCTACGCGCGGCTGTTCGAAGAGTTCGGCCTCGACGCGTCGCGCTTCGCGATGGTCGGCAACTCGCTGCGCTCGGACATTGAGCCGGTGCTGGCGCTCGGCGGCGCCGGGGTCCACGTGCCCTACGCCATCACCTGGGCGCACGAGGCCGAGCACGCGGTGGACGCGGCGCATCCGCGACTCCGGGTGGCGGCATCGCTGGCCGAGGTGCCGGCGGCGATCGCCACGCTGGCCGCCGGTTGA
- a CDS encoding IPTL-CTERM sorting domain-containing protein: MGSLATGASAQFTVGGHVADVPFQLGPQPTPRGTCTVTNLTTVLDTTAPAADPAYAAITGTQTGRILRNGTTSTCAAPKANPGANDTSVVRQFDRYRFTPASNSCITVSLTQPATTLFVYASSSFDPAAPTTGYLADAGSSAASTSFSLNVAAGVPYDVVVHEVNAGGGVGAAYTLDVSSDAPCGAGADLAVVLADTPDPVAAGSNISYTATLTNTGPGDATNASVSLPVPAGTSFVSATADGGGSCTNVSPITCSWAGTTANGAVRTATIVVSVPANAVSNTLINAVVTAASDTPDSDPADNTSTTGTAVITTADLSMSLSDTPDPVTAGTQLSYTATLTNGGPSDAQNARFSVDIPAGTSLVAATPVGGSCTGSTTVTCTWAGATAPGVNRSAAIVVAVPANVVDGSFLDASASAASDTSDLAGGNNLANATTSVIASADLSISLTDTPDPVIAGTQLTYVATLTNAGPSDAQDAMITLPLPAGTSFVSAAASAGGSCNAASPVVCTWAGATTTADTRTATIVALVSPSQTANLSATATASSSTADPIGGNDSATATTAVQVQADLSITLADAPDPVTAGTQLTYTAVVTNAGPSDATAVVVNLPTPTGTSLVSGTVSGGGSCAAGISCSISGSMAPGSSRTLTITVLVAPAVLDSTVIDATATVSAGSPDPNGANNSASTTTTVVAVADLVIGLTSSAAQVLINVPVTFTATSINNGPSDAQDVSVTITLTPDFRYSSHTAAGASCTTPQVGNTGAIVCTWAGATAPGVTRTLTVVAFSNNEGNTAVNASTASPTTDPVADNNLGSLSVVVGYPFNEIPTLSQYGLVLLGLLMGLIGFAAARRQG; this comes from the coding sequence TTGGGAAGTCTGGCAACCGGCGCTTCTGCCCAGTTCACGGTCGGGGGGCATGTCGCCGATGTCCCTTTCCAGTTGGGGCCGCAACCAACACCACGCGGCACCTGCACCGTGACGAACCTGACCACGGTGCTGGACACCACCGCGCCAGCCGCCGATCCGGCCTACGCGGCGATTACCGGCACCCAGACTGGGCGGATCTTGCGTAACGGCACCACTTCCACTTGCGCCGCGCCCAAGGCGAACCCCGGTGCGAACGACACCAGCGTTGTCCGCCAGTTCGACCGTTACCGCTTCACGCCGGCAAGCAACAGTTGCATCACGGTCAGCCTCACCCAACCCGCAACGACGCTTTTCGTATACGCATCGTCCAGTTTCGATCCCGCAGCGCCGACGACGGGCTACCTTGCGGACGCAGGTAGCAGTGCGGCATCGACGAGCTTCTCGCTCAACGTCGCCGCGGGCGTGCCGTACGACGTGGTTGTGCACGAGGTCAATGCCGGAGGCGGCGTTGGCGCCGCCTACACCCTTGATGTGTCGTCCGACGCCCCCTGCGGCGCCGGTGCCGACCTCGCCGTCGTCCTGGCCGACACCCCCGATCCGGTCGCTGCCGGCAGCAACATCAGCTACACGGCAACGCTGACCAACACCGGGCCAGGCGATGCCACCAACGCCAGCGTGTCGCTGCCGGTCCCGGCCGGCACCAGCTTCGTCTCTGCCACTGCCGATGGCGGCGGCAGCTGCACCAATGTCAGTCCGATCACCTGCAGCTGGGCCGGCACCACCGCCAACGGCGCGGTGCGCACGGCCACTATCGTCGTCAGCGTGCCGGCGAATGCGGTCAGTAATACGCTGATCAATGCCGTGGTCACCGCCGCCTCGGATACGCCGGACAGCGACCCCGCCGACAACACCTCGACGACCGGAACGGCAGTGATCACCACGGCCGACCTGTCGATGAGCCTGAGCGACACCCCGGATCCGGTGACCGCCGGCACCCAGCTCAGCTACACCGCAACGCTGACCAACGGCGGTCCCTCGGATGCACAGAACGCGCGCTTCAGCGTCGACATCCCGGCCGGAACGAGTTTGGTCGCGGCGACGCCGGTGGGCGGCAGTTGCACCGGCAGCACGACTGTGACCTGCACCTGGGCCGGCGCCACCGCGCCCGGTGTCAACCGCAGCGCCGCCATTGTGGTCGCGGTCCCGGCGAATGTCGTCGACGGCAGTTTCCTGGATGCGTCCGCCAGCGCAGCGTCGGATACCAGTGATCTGGCGGGCGGCAACAACCTTGCCAATGCGACGACCTCGGTGATCGCCTCGGCTGACCTTTCGATTTCGCTGACCGACACGCCGGACCCGGTCATCGCCGGCACCCAGCTAACCTACGTGGCGACGCTGACCAACGCCGGCCCGTCCGATGCGCAGGATGCGATGATCACCTTGCCACTGCCGGCGGGCACCAGCTTCGTCTCGGCTGCCGCCAGCGCCGGCGGCAGCTGCAACGCGGCCAGCCCGGTGGTGTGCACCTGGGCCGGCGCCACGACCACCGCCGACACCCGCACCGCGACCATCGTGGCGCTGGTGTCGCCATCGCAGACCGCCAACCTGAGCGCGACCGCCACGGCCTCGTCCAGCACTGCCGATCCGATCGGCGGCAACGATTCCGCTACGGCGACGACGGCGGTGCAGGTGCAGGCGGATCTGTCGATCACCCTGGCCGACGCGCCGGACCCGGTGACGGCCGGTACCCAGCTGACCTACACCGCAGTCGTGACCAACGCCGGCCCGTCGGATGCGACGGCGGTGGTGGTCAACCTGCCCACGCCGACCGGCACCAGCTTGGTCTCCGGCACGGTGAGCGGCGGCGGCAGCTGCGCCGCCGGGATCAGCTGCTCGATCAGCGGCAGCATGGCGCCGGGCAGCTCGCGCACGCTGACCATCACGGTTCTGGTGGCGCCGGCGGTGCTCGACAGCACGGTGATCGACGCGACCGCGACGGTGTCGGCGGGCTCGCCGGATCCGAATGGTGCGAACAACAGCGCCAGCACCACGACGACCGTAGTCGCGGTGGCTGATCTGGTCATCGGCCTGACCTCGTCGGCGGCGCAGGTGCTGATCAACGTGCCGGTGACCTTCACCGCGACCAGCATCAACAACGGCCCGTCGGATGCGCAGGACGTGTCGGTGACGATCACGCTGACGCCGGACTTCCGCTACAGCAGCCACACGGCGGCTGGCGCCAGCTGCACCACGCCGCAGGTCGGCAACACCGGTGCGATCGTGTGCACCTGGGCGGGCGCGACCGCTCCGGGCGTCACGCGCACCTTGACCGTGGTGGCCTTCAGCAACAACGAAGGCAACACCGCCGTGAACGCGAGCACTGCGTCGCCGACGACCGACCCGGTGGCGGACAACAACCTGGGATCCCTCAGCGTGGTGGTCGGCTACCCGTTCAACGAGATCCCGACGCTGAGCCAGTACGGCCTGGTGCTGTTGGGACTGTTGATGGGCCTGATCGGCTTCGCAGCGGCGCGCCGCCAGGGCTGA